In Flavobacterium sp. N1736, the following are encoded in one genomic region:
- a CDS encoding multicopper oxidase family protein, with amino-acid sequence MLSQKIVRYDLHVRDTIVNFSGKEKRALTVNGQIPMPTLTFTEGDIAEIYVHNDLKNEDTALHWHGLFLPNKEDGVPYLTQMPIKPGTTHKYTFPIIQNGTYWYHSHSGLQEQIGLYGLFIINKKKDDPTFRKGIDDLPTVPVILSEWTDLKPENVQRMLHNANDWFAIKKGTTQSYAEAIQKGQFSTKVTNEWKRMNAMDVSDVYYEKFLINGKNEDQLSQFKAGDKVRLRIANGGASSYFWLTYGGGKITVVASDGNDVEPVEVDRLIIAVSETYDIVITIPEDHKSFAFLATAEDRTGSASLFLGEGTKQPVSHLSKLKYFEGMKMMNDMMRMNGEMNDMGMKMSLNKMDMNAVMYPEISGEDESTKVEDHSGHNMESMEMEDMKMASDSTEVAEITTLNYGMLKSPAKTTLPKDAPVKELRFELSGNMNRYVWSLDNKVISETDKILIKKGETVRITLYNGSMMRHPMHLHGHDFRIINEHGDYSPLKNVIDIMPMETDTIEFQANADGDWFFHCHILYHMMAGMGRIFSYENSAPNPLIHHPEMAYKMLKMDDRMFHFIGENDFASNGNDGEAMYSNTRWSIGTEWRLGYNDKYGYETETHIGRYIGKMQWFMPFIGFDWRYRKMGMDEQEQNLFGQTNTKDNRSVFSAGLEYTLPMLIKAQVEVYTDGNARLQLERKDIPLSRRLRMNLMWNTDKEYMAGLKYIVTRNFGITTHYDSDMGIGFGFNLNY; translated from the coding sequence ATGCTCTCGCAAAAGATTGTTCGTTACGATTTACACGTTCGGGATACGATTGTCAATTTTTCGGGAAAAGAAAAACGCGCTCTAACCGTTAACGGACAAATCCCGATGCCGACATTAACTTTTACCGAAGGCGATATTGCAGAGATTTATGTGCACAACGATTTAAAAAACGAAGATACAGCGTTGCATTGGCACGGATTGTTTCTGCCAAATAAAGAAGACGGAGTTCCGTATTTAACGCAAATGCCTATTAAACCCGGAACTACGCACAAATATACATTCCCAATTATTCAAAATGGAACCTATTGGTATCACAGTCATTCGGGTTTGCAGGAACAAATAGGTTTGTACGGGCTTTTTATTATCAACAAAAAGAAAGACGATCCTACCTTTAGAAAAGGAATTGATGATTTGCCAACAGTTCCGGTAATTTTAAGCGAATGGACAGATCTAAAACCTGAGAATGTGCAACGAATGCTGCACAACGCCAACGATTGGTTTGCCATAAAAAAAGGAACAACCCAAAGTTATGCCGAAGCCATTCAAAAAGGACAATTTTCGACAAAAGTCACCAACGAATGGAAACGCATGAACGCGATGGATGTCAGTGATGTTTATTATGAAAAATTCCTGATTAATGGAAAAAATGAAGATCAGCTTTCGCAATTTAAAGCGGGCGATAAAGTTCGATTACGAATTGCAAACGGTGGCGCCTCAAGTTATTTCTGGCTAACATATGGTGGCGGAAAAATAACGGTTGTTGCCAGCGATGGAAACGATGTTGAACCTGTAGAAGTCGACCGATTGATTATTGCGGTTTCTGAAACCTATGATATTGTAATTACAATTCCTGAAGATCATAAATCATTTGCTTTTTTGGCTACAGCCGAAGACAGAACCGGATCTGCTTCTTTGTTTTTAGGCGAAGGAACTAAACAGCCTGTTTCACATCTTTCAAAATTAAAATATTTTGAAGGTATGAAAATGATGAATGATATGATGCGAATGAACGGCGAAATGAATGATATGGGTATGAAAATGTCGCTCAATAAAATGGACATGAATGCCGTAATGTATCCTGAAATTTCCGGTGAAGATGAATCAACTAAAGTTGAAGATCATTCCGGTCATAATATGGAAAGCATGGAAATGGAGGATATGAAAATGGCAAGCGACTCGACTGAAGTTGCCGAAATCACAACTTTGAATTACGGAATGCTAAAATCTCCTGCCAAAACAACGCTGCCAAAAGACGCTCCGGTAAAAGAATTACGTTTTGAATTATCCGGAAACATGAATCGCTATGTTTGGAGTTTAGACAATAAAGTGATTTCTGAAACAGATAAAATCTTAATTAAAAAAGGCGAAACTGTTCGGATTACATTATATAATGGATCGATGATGCGTCACCCAATGCATTTACACGGTCACGATTTCAGGATTATTAATGAACATGGCGATTATTCTCCGCTAAAAAATGTAATTGATATTATGCCGATGGAAACCGACACAATCGAATTTCAGGCAAATGCCGATGGTGATTGGTTTTTTCATTGTCATATATTATATCACATGATGGCGGGAATGGGGCGCATTTTTAGTTATGAAAATTCAGCACCAAATCCGTTAATTCATCATCCTGAAATGGCATACAAAATGCTAAAAATGGATGATCGTATGTTTCATTTTATAGGCGAAAATGATTTTGCTTCAAACGGAAACGACGGTGAAGCAATGTACAGCAACACGCGCTGGAGCATTGGAACGGAATGGCGATTGGGTTACAACGATAAATACGGTTATGAAACCGAAACACATATTGGTCGATATATTGGCAAAATGCAATGGTTCATGCCTTTTATAGGTTTTGACTGGAGATATAGAAAAATGGGAATGGATGAACAGGAACAAAATCTTTTTGGACAAACGAATACAAAAGACAATCGTTCGGTTTTTAGTGCAGGTTTAGAATATACTTTGCCAATGCTGATAAAAGCTCAGGTTGAGGTTTATACCGATGGAAATGCTCGGCTTCAATTAGAAAGAAAAGATATTCCGCTTTCCAGACGTTTGCGAATGAACCTGATGTGGAATACTGACAAGGAATATATGGCGGGTTTAAAATATATTGTGACAAGAAACTTTGGGATCACGACCCATTATGACAGTGATATGGGAATTGGTTTTGGGTTTAATTTGAATTATTAA
- a CDS encoding DUF4442 domain-containing protein produces the protein MAISVSKLNKFVLFKLPSAYICGVRVKAIDDKTCIVSVKHRWINQNPFNSMYFAVQAMAAELTTGALVISQIQQSGRKISMLVANNKGNFTKKATGRITFVCNDGHLIAEAIQNTIATGEGQTFWMKSIGTDEKGVQVSEMDFEWSVRLK, from the coding sequence ATGGCAATTTCAGTTTCTAAACTCAACAAATTTGTATTATTCAAATTACCATCGGCGTACATTTGCGGCGTGCGTGTTAAAGCTATCGATGATAAAACATGTATCGTAAGTGTAAAACATCGCTGGATAAATCAAAATCCATTCAATTCGATGTATTTTGCTGTACAGGCAATGGCAGCAGAATTAACAACCGGAGCTTTAGTGATTTCTCAAATTCAACAAAGCGGAAGAAAAATATCAATGCTGGTTGCCAACAATAAAGGTAACTTTACGAAAAAAGCAACCGGAAGAATCACTTTTGTCTGTAACGACGGACATTTAATCGCCGAAGCTATTCAAAATACAATTGCAACAGGCGAGGGTCAGACTTTCTGGATGAAATCTATTGGAACAGATGAAAAAGGAGTTCAGGTTTCTGAAATGGATTTTGAATGGAGTGTTAGATTGAAATAG
- a CDS encoding DUF4870 domain-containing protein → METTTPLIMETTSERNTATFTHLSTLSQYIIPFGNYIFPILIWTSYKDKSEFVNHHGKQALNFQLSLLLYTLILALIAIPIFVILFFQNLPMEAVFNDEDFVIRNFNFEGNIGLLTIGITAVVLFGLLKVVEFFLVIYASIKTSNGEYYKYPLTIPFIK, encoded by the coding sequence ATGGAAACAACAACACCACTCATCATGGAAACAACATCAGAAAGGAACACTGCAACGTTCACACATTTAAGTACTTTAAGTCAGTACATTATTCCGTTTGGAAACTATATTTTTCCAATATTAATATGGACGAGTTACAAAGACAAATCAGAATTTGTAAATCACCACGGAAAACAAGCATTAAATTTTCAATTAAGTTTATTGCTTTACACTTTGATTTTGGCTTTAATTGCTATTCCGATTTTTGTCATTTTATTTTTTCAAAACCTTCCAATGGAAGCTGTTTTTAACGATGAAGATTTCGTTATCAGAAATTTTAATTTCGAAGGCAATATTGGTTTATTAACAATTGGTATAACAGCTGTAGTACTTTTTGGATTGCTAAAAGTTGTTGAATTCTTTTTAGTGATTTATGCTTCAATAAAAACATCAAACGGAGAATATTATAAATATCCGCTAACGATTCCTTTTATAAAGTAA
- a CDS encoding PadR family transcriptional regulator — protein sequence MNIENTKAQMRKGVLEFCILSVLKEKDAYTSEILDTLKNAKLLVVEGTVYPLLTRLKNDGLLNYRWEESTSGPPRKYYGLTEIGQTFLNELSGTWTELSDAVKLITNQNQ from the coding sequence ATGAACATTGAAAACACAAAAGCACAGATGCGCAAAGGTGTTCTTGAATTTTGCATCTTATCTGTTTTAAAAGAAAAAGACGCATATACCTCAGAAATATTAGACACTTTAAAAAACGCAAAATTACTAGTGGTTGAAGGTACGGTTTACCCTCTTTTAACCAGGCTCAAAAACGACGGTTTACTGAATTACAGATGGGAAGAATCGACATCAGGACCACCACGAAAATATTATGGATTAACCGAAATAGGACAAACTTTTTTAAACGAACTTAGCGGTACCTGGACAGAATTGTCTGACGCCGTAAAACTAATCACCAATCAAAATCAATAG